One Roseimaritima multifibrata DNA window includes the following coding sequences:
- a CDS encoding sulfatase family protein has product MFRLSLTLCLALLAGIHFGNSSDAAEKNIVFFVTDDESPTLGCYGDSAAVTPAIDSLAADGVLFRNAFATTASCSASRSVIMSGLHNHLNGQYGHQHHFHKFSSFHNVVSLSLPRVLARSGYRTGQIGKYHVAPEAVYHFETYLKGNGRNAVAMAEGCREFIAESDDRPFFLYFGTSDPHRGGGVDENSPSELKPNLFGNRSDRGAYPGVDEVFYNPADLPIPAFLPDTQETREELAQYYQSCSRVDQGLARLVQILKEANLYDKTLIVFTSDHGMAFAGGKTTVYEAGLQVPFVVRNPYVAERGVETDAMISHIDITPSLLDFAGGLDPKTNGPRKPLNANKFWAERDEAVKDNRDGGKKFTSYHGKSWLPVLENPGEEHWDTIFASHTFHEITMYYPMRVVRDKRYKLIWNIAHGLPYPFASDLWAASSWQAQQKQGPETLYGLKTVDQYIHRPAFELYDIQTDPHEANNLAADPAYSKVLAEYKQKLKQGQKTMNDPWITKWDYE; this is encoded by the coding sequence ATGTTTCGATTGTCGCTAACCCTATGCCTCGCCCTGCTGGCAGGGATCCACTTCGGAAACAGCAGTGATGCTGCAGAAAAGAATATTGTTTTTTTCGTGACCGATGACGAGAGCCCGACGCTCGGCTGTTACGGAGACTCCGCAGCGGTCACCCCTGCGATCGACTCGCTCGCTGCGGACGGCGTCCTGTTTCGCAACGCCTTCGCCACGACCGCCTCCTGCAGCGCCAGTCGCTCGGTGATCATGTCGGGTTTGCACAATCACCTGAACGGACAATATGGGCACCAGCACCACTTTCACAAGTTCTCTTCTTTCCATAACGTCGTCAGTTTGTCCTTGCCGCGCGTCCTTGCTAGGAGCGGTTACCGGACGGGACAAATTGGTAAATACCATGTCGCTCCCGAAGCGGTTTATCATTTCGAAACCTACCTCAAAGGGAATGGTCGCAACGCGGTAGCCATGGCAGAGGGATGCCGAGAATTTATTGCGGAAAGTGACGACCGTCCTTTCTTTCTCTACTTCGGAACGTCCGACCCGCATCGTGGAGGCGGAGTCGACGAGAACTCCCCTTCCGAACTGAAACCGAATCTATTCGGCAATCGGAGTGACAGGGGAGCGTACCCAGGCGTCGACGAGGTTTTCTATAACCCCGCAGACCTCCCGATTCCTGCCTTTCTTCCCGACACCCAAGAAACCCGCGAAGAACTGGCACAGTACTACCAGTCCTGCTCGCGAGTCGATCAAGGGTTGGCTCGTTTGGTTCAAATTTTAAAAGAAGCAAACCTTTATGACAAAACGTTGATCGTTTTCACGTCCGATCATGGGATGGCTTTTGCTGGCGGTAAAACAACGGTTTACGAAGCCGGATTACAAGTCCCGTTTGTCGTTCGCAACCCTTATGTTGCCGAGCGAGGCGTCGAAACCGACGCGATGATCAGCCATATCGACATCACTCCCTCCCTCTTAGATTTTGCGGGGGGACTGGATCCGAAAACCAACGGACCACGCAAGCCGTTAAATGCGAACAAGTTCTGGGCGGAACGGGATGAAGCCGTCAAAGACAACCGCGATGGCGGAAAGAAATTCACCAGCTACCATGGTAAATCTTGGCTTCCCGTGCTGGAAAATCCCGGTGAAGAGCACTGGGATACGATCTTTGCCTCTCACACGTTCCATGAAATAACGATGTACTACCCGATGCGGGTCGTGCGTGACAAAAGGTACAAGCTGATTTGGAATATCGCCCATGGCTTGCCCTACCCATTCGCTTCCGACCTGTGGGCGGCCAGCAGCTGGCAGGCTCAGCAGAAGCAGGGGCCCGAGACACTTTATGGACTAAAAACGGTCGACCAGTACATTCATCGCCCCGCTTTTGAACTGTACGATATCCAGACCGACCCTCACGAGGCAAACAATTTGGCGGCCGACCCGGCCTACAGCAAGGTCCTCGCAGAATACAAACAAAAACTAAAGCAGGGGCAGAAAACGATGAACGACCCTTGGATCACGAAGTGGGATTATGAATGA
- a CDS encoding error-prone DNA polymerase, protein MQYVELHCKTNFSFLEGASHADELVQRANELGYGGLAITDRESLAGVVRAFGAARDVDFPLIIGAEIWPADSLPMVLWVTDRAAYGRLCRLLSRGRMRGEKGSCELSWADVLEFQEGLLAGVLYRPGIDAQSSKTAGQWIDQLGQVRDLFGDRAYLLAELHRGVDDVGLAAELKNLSLASEIPLVAAGDVHYHTAERMLMHDCVTAIRNGTTIDRVHGKRFSNSQRHLRSLAEVNEVYRNLPDAVARTVEIAERCHFQLSELRYEYPEELAPDGQPPLEYLKRLTWKGAKQRWPAGVPTKIIDALRHEMQLIEELGYEAYFLTVWDLVRFAREQNILCQGRGSAANSVVCYCLGITSVDPSQTELLFERFISRERNEAPDIDVDFEHQRREEVLQYLYSKYGRERAGLTATVVTYRLRSAVREVGKVLGVSPDTIDILAKYASSRGTQESLASRYDDAGLDTTTELGKRFLYLTDTLLGFPRHLSQHVGGMVMTNGALCELCPIENAAMEGRTVIQWDKDDLDELGILKVDVLALGMLSAIQRCFALITEHHGKTYSLATIPDADKATYDMICAADTVGVFQIESRAQMSMLPRLRPRCFYDLVIEVAIVRPGPIQGNMVHPFLKARQNPGSVQYPNDAIRGVLERTMGVPIFQEQAMRLAVVAAGFTPGEADQLRRAMAAWRRPGVIERFRVKLMEGMQRNGLDETFAEQVFHQIKGFGEYGFPESHAASFALLVYASCYLKRHYPAAFCVGLLNSQPMGFYAPAQLIADAQKHGVSILPADVNASDWEATLVRLPSTAASPADDPPSVRLGLAMVRGLPAAITEQIIAERQRNGLFQDLTDLNQRLQLGQAVLQTLADADALGSLAKGRRAALWEAYAHESKCRELPLLDGLDDDSDEATPEALLPMSPMEDVHADYRTTGISLKGHPIQFCRQKLEDLSCVTAASLPGTREGRQVRIAGMVLLRQRPGSAKGVTFATLEDETGTMNLVLFPAVWEKFYKIAQTSNAWLVQGTLENQQSIVHVIVSHVEDLTSSIEGLQSRSRDFR, encoded by the coding sequence ATGCAATATGTTGAACTGCACTGCAAAACGAATTTTTCGTTTCTTGAGGGAGCTTCCCATGCGGATGAACTGGTGCAGCGGGCAAATGAACTGGGATATGGAGGGCTGGCGATCACCGACCGTGAGTCCCTGGCCGGAGTCGTTCGCGCTTTTGGGGCGGCCCGGGACGTCGATTTTCCGCTGATCATCGGAGCCGAAATTTGGCCTGCCGATAGCCTGCCGATGGTCCTCTGGGTGACCGATCGTGCCGCCTATGGAAGGCTTTGCCGGTTGTTGTCGCGGGGCCGTATGCGAGGAGAGAAGGGAAGCTGCGAATTGTCCTGGGCCGATGTCCTGGAATTTCAGGAAGGGCTGCTGGCCGGCGTTTTATACCGTCCGGGGATCGACGCACAAAGCTCCAAGACCGCCGGCCAGTGGATCGATCAACTTGGCCAGGTTCGCGATCTGTTTGGCGACCGCGCTTACCTGTTGGCGGAACTGCACCGCGGTGTCGATGATGTTGGTCTAGCAGCGGAGCTGAAAAATCTTTCGCTGGCAAGCGAAATTCCGTTGGTCGCGGCCGGCGACGTGCACTACCACACGGCCGAACGAATGCTGATGCACGACTGTGTGACCGCGATCCGCAACGGGACCACCATTGATCGAGTGCATGGGAAACGGTTCTCCAACAGTCAGCGACACCTGCGTTCGCTTGCTGAAGTGAATGAGGTTTATCGAAACCTACCCGATGCGGTCGCACGCACCGTAGAAATTGCGGAACGCTGTCATTTTCAGTTGAGTGAACTGCGTTACGAATATCCTGAAGAACTGGCCCCCGATGGGCAACCGCCGCTGGAATATCTGAAACGTTTGACTTGGAAAGGTGCGAAGCAGCGTTGGCCGGCGGGAGTTCCAACAAAGATTATTGACGCCTTGCGTCATGAGATGCAGCTGATCGAAGAGTTGGGCTACGAAGCCTATTTTCTGACGGTCTGGGATTTGGTCCGATTCGCTAGAGAGCAGAACATTCTCTGCCAAGGACGCGGGTCGGCAGCCAATTCGGTGGTTTGCTACTGCCTGGGAATTACCAGCGTCGATCCCAGTCAGACCGAATTGTTGTTCGAACGATTTATCAGTCGCGAACGGAATGAAGCTCCGGACATCGATGTCGATTTTGAACACCAACGTCGCGAGGAGGTGTTGCAATATCTGTATTCCAAATACGGCCGGGAGCGAGCTGGATTGACCGCGACGGTGGTTACCTACCGGCTTCGAAGTGCGGTCCGCGAGGTCGGTAAGGTTTTGGGCGTTTCGCCGGATACGATCGATATTCTGGCCAAATACGCAAGCAGTCGCGGAACGCAGGAGAGCCTTGCCAGTCGCTATGACGACGCGGGGCTGGATACGACGACGGAACTGGGCAAACGCTTCCTTTATCTAACCGATACGTTACTTGGTTTTCCACGCCATCTGTCCCAGCATGTCGGAGGGATGGTGATGACCAACGGAGCACTATGCGAGCTCTGCCCGATCGAAAATGCGGCGATGGAGGGGCGAACCGTGATCCAGTGGGATAAAGATGATCTGGACGAACTGGGGATTTTGAAAGTCGATGTCCTGGCGCTTGGGATGCTCTCCGCGATCCAACGCTGCTTTGCTTTGATCACCGAACATCATGGCAAAACCTATTCGTTGGCAACTATCCCCGATGCTGACAAAGCGACCTACGACATGATCTGTGCGGCAGACACCGTCGGCGTTTTTCAAATTGAAAGCCGCGCTCAGATGAGCATGCTGCCACGGCTTCGTCCACGCTGCTTTTATGATTTGGTGATCGAAGTTGCCATCGTCCGTCCAGGGCCAATTCAAGGGAATATGGTGCATCCCTTTCTGAAGGCACGGCAAAATCCCGGCAGCGTGCAATATCCCAATGACGCGATCCGAGGTGTCTTGGAAAGGACGATGGGGGTCCCGATTTTTCAAGAGCAGGCAATGCGGTTGGCCGTGGTCGCCGCAGGATTCACGCCCGGTGAAGCCGATCAATTGCGCCGCGCCATGGCCGCTTGGCGTCGCCCCGGCGTGATTGAACGGTTTCGAGTCAAACTGATGGAAGGGATGCAACGCAATGGACTGGATGAAACTTTTGCTGAACAGGTCTTTCATCAGATCAAGGGGTTTGGTGAATACGGTTTCCCAGAATCGCATGCGGCCAGTTTTGCGTTGTTGGTTTACGCCTCCTGCTACCTGAAACGGCACTATCCCGCTGCCTTTTGTGTCGGCCTGCTGAATAGTCAACCGATGGGTTTTTATGCGCCCGCTCAGTTGATCGCCGACGCGCAAAAACATGGCGTGTCGATCTTGCCTGCCGACGTGAATGCGAGCGATTGGGAGGCGACTTTGGTCCGTTTGCCGTCAACAGCCGCTTCCCCCGCTGATGATCCACCAAGTGTTCGCTTGGGGTTGGCGATGGTCCGTGGTTTGCCAGCGGCTATCACCGAACAGATCATTGCAGAACGTCAGCGGAACGGTCTCTTCCAGGATTTGACCGACCTAAACCAACGCCTGCAATTGGGCCAAGCGGTTCTACAAACGTTGGCCGATGCCGATGCCCTTGGTAGTTTGGCGAAAGGACGCCGAGCCGCTTTATGGGAAGCGTACGCGCATGAATCAAAGTGCCGCGAATTGCCTTTGCTGGATGGGTTGGATGACGATAGTGATGAAGCAACCCCCGAGGCACTTTTGCCGATGTCACCGATGGAGGATGTGCATGCTGACTATCGGACAACGGGAATCAGTCTGAAAGGGCACCCGATTCAGTTCTGTCGGCAGAAGTTGGAAGATCTCTCCTGCGTCACAGCAGCAAGCCTGCCAGGAACACGCGAGGGCCGGCAGGTGCGAATCGCCGGGATGGTCCTGTTGCGACAGCGACCGGGAAGTGCAAAAGGAGTCACTTTTGCGACGCTAGAAGACGAAACCGGGACGATGAACCTGGTTTTGTTTCCTGCGGTTTGGGAGAAGTTCTATAAAATCGCTCAGACCAGTAACGCTTGGCTGGTTCAGGGAACGCTTGAAAATCAGCAAAGCATTGTCCACGTCATCGTCAGCCATGTGGAAGATCTGACATCGTCCATTGAAGGCCTGCAAAGCCGATCGCGAGACTTCCGCTAA
- a CDS encoding DUF1559 domain-containing protein, whose translation MSLPKKSGFTLIELLVVIAIIGVLVGLLLPAVQAAREAARRISCGNNLKQIGLALHTYESSLQSLPAAWSPTVGSGDGWSVQARLLPFLEQAALSDAVDYANGYGTATISSGGTSTRLASFRVPTYQCASEINSRVRTDSAGAPYHFPLNYGYNAGTFFVFDPVNGSGGNGALGVNRYLGFRDCIDGLSNTMAFAEVKAYTPYLRDAAIASGLTMPTDSSVICGLGGNFKADTGHTEWVDGRSHQTGFTSTFAPNTAVICNQGGIDYDVDWTNQREGGSTTVPTYAAVTSRSFHPGGVQTAMMDGSVTFRSENIDPTVWQASSSRNGGEVVQLD comes from the coding sequence ATGTCGCTACCAAAAAAATCGGGTTTCACACTCATTGAACTGCTTGTTGTGATCGCGATTATCGGCGTGCTGGTGGGGTTGCTGTTGCCGGCGGTCCAGGCCGCTCGCGAGGCGGCGCGCCGCATCAGCTGCGGCAACAACTTGAAACAAATTGGCTTGGCGCTCCACACTTACGAATCCTCCCTTCAATCATTGCCCGCCGCATGGTCCCCGACAGTTGGCAGCGGCGACGGCTGGTCGGTCCAGGCTCGGTTGCTTCCGTTCCTCGAACAGGCGGCGCTATCCGACGCGGTCGATTACGCCAATGGATATGGAACGGCGACCATTTCCAGCGGTGGAACCTCAACCCGCTTGGCGTCGTTTCGTGTTCCCACCTATCAGTGCGCTTCGGAGATCAACAGCCGCGTACGCACTGACAGCGCTGGCGCCCCTTACCACTTCCCTTTAAATTACGGCTACAACGCAGGAACCTTCTTCGTCTTTGATCCGGTGAATGGTAGTGGCGGTAACGGGGCACTAGGGGTGAATCGTTACCTCGGTTTTCGCGACTGCATCGATGGTTTAAGCAACACGATGGCGTTTGCAGAAGTGAAGGCCTACACGCCGTACCTGCGTGATGCGGCGATCGCAAGTGGACTGACAATGCCGACGGATTCGAGTGTCATCTGTGGTTTAGGCGGAAATTTCAAAGCCGATACAGGGCATACGGAATGGGTTGACGGACGCTCCCACCAGACCGGATTTACCTCGACATTCGCTCCAAACACGGCCGTGATCTGTAACCAAGGTGGCATCGACTACGATGTCGATTGGACCAATCAACGGGAGGGAGGATCCACCACCGTTCCGACGTACGCAGCAGTCACTTCGCGAAGCTTTCATCCAGGCGGAGTACAGACCGCCATGATGGACGGATCCGTAACCTTTCGTTCAGAAAACATCGACCCAACGGTTTGGCAAGCCTCTTCGAGTCGAAACGGTGGCGAAGTCGTTCAGTTGGACTAG
- a CDS encoding ATP-binding protein — translation MSCFLPTDSQIPRPPLAPNILVEPKEWFSITISDIGCGIPAGELKKVLDPFYTTKRRDEGTGVGLSITNTLIQRHGGCMKIESTVGTGTNIRLYLPLAKRPIVRSWGIAQPIPTGMLQMDFRNRVPATGS, via the coding sequence GTGAGTTGTTTTCTTCCTACCGATTCACAAATCCCACGCCCGCCCCTCGCGCCCAACATCTTGGTTGAACCAAAGGAATGGTTCTCGATTACGATATCGGACATCGGCTGCGGGATACCTGCCGGGGAACTGAAAAAAGTTCTTGATCCGTTTTACACGACGAAACGTCGGGACGAAGGAACCGGAGTCGGTTTATCGATTACCAACACGCTTATTCAAAGGCACGGGGGCTGCATGAAAATTGAATCGACCGTAGGAACCGGCACGAACATCCGTCTCTATTTACCGCTGGCCAAGCGGCCGATCGTTCGATCCTGGGGCATCGCCCAACCGATTCCAACAGGGATGCTTCAGATGGATTTCCGTAATCGCGTGCCTGCAACCGGTTCATAA
- a CDS encoding ATP-binding protein, whose translation MIHRLSHLPIRVKLLMLLTATTAAALLAVSMVYIINDRVVSRAALTNQMQVLSKVTAKNLIAAVAFDDRETANELLESLTQEPAIQLVCIYTTDNELFTAFDAVENHHNVDPARLPQPSQLAEGTHYLNSSLEQVAWIEDETDRLGRLYIQASTESLQARTEKNLLLIAITWTVTLLLSMIASARLERVISSPIVELAEVANHISDCNDYSVRVSKFSDDEIGVLYTSFNKMLAQIESSRDELKAARDHLEDRVHERTQQLTDTNHQLTNEIAERARAQIKLQELQHQLIDTARRAGMADVATGVLHNVGNILNSVNVSAGLLQERLRFSPATSLRRSADLLSTMQNIAVPDQDHRTELLEPEADESIPCEVSALSRLEKLSEYLGAVADKCENDSQEMYGEVDRLLSNIDHIKRIVSSQQSMSKSSGLITEVNVATLFFEAIQLHDSSLSTHGIEVDCDFIEHPTLQSDEHRILQILVNLVSNAKQAVMSSERIPRTIRLGIQHTAENRLQATVKDNGIGIRPSDLDKIFSYGFTTKVDGHGFGLHASALAAYELGGSLQVKSDGVGRGAQFVLDLPYHPSKQDNNA comes from the coding sequence ATGATTCATCGCCTGTCCCACCTGCCGATTCGCGTCAAACTATTGATGCTGCTGACGGCCACCACAGCGGCGGCTTTGCTGGCCGTTTCAATGGTCTACATCATCAACGACCGAGTCGTTTCCCGAGCTGCACTGACCAACCAGATGCAGGTCCTCTCCAAAGTGACGGCTAAAAATTTAATCGCCGCGGTAGCCTTTGATGACCGCGAAACCGCCAACGAACTTCTAGAATCCCTAACTCAGGAACCGGCGATCCAGTTGGTGTGCATCTACACCACGGACAACGAACTGTTCACCGCGTTTGACGCTGTCGAAAACCACCACAACGTCGATCCCGCAAGACTCCCCCAACCAAGTCAACTTGCAGAGGGGACCCATTACCTAAATTCTTCGCTTGAACAGGTAGCCTGGATCGAAGACGAAACCGATCGGCTGGGAAGGCTGTACATTCAAGCCAGCACCGAATCGTTGCAAGCGAGAACCGAAAAGAACCTCCTGCTGATCGCCATCACCTGGACCGTCACGCTCCTCCTTTCGATGATTGCCTCTGCCAGACTGGAAAGGGTGATTTCAAGTCCCATTGTGGAACTAGCGGAAGTCGCCAATCACATCTCCGACTGCAATGATTACTCCGTGCGAGTTTCCAAATTCAGCGATGATGAAATCGGAGTGCTCTACACATCCTTTAACAAGATGCTCGCACAAATTGAATCGAGTCGCGATGAACTGAAAGCGGCTAGGGATCATCTAGAAGACCGTGTCCACGAGCGGACTCAACAATTAACCGATACCAATCATCAACTAACAAATGAAATTGCCGAGCGTGCTCGGGCGCAGATAAAACTGCAGGAACTGCAACATCAACTTATCGATACGGCACGTCGAGCAGGGATGGCCGACGTCGCGACCGGTGTCCTGCACAATGTCGGCAACATTCTAAACAGTGTGAACGTCTCTGCAGGGTTACTGCAGGAACGACTTCGTTTCAGTCCCGCGACCAGTCTGCGGCGTTCGGCCGACTTACTATCGACCATGCAAAACATCGCGGTTCCCGACCAGGATCATCGCACCGAGTTACTGGAACCGGAAGCTGACGAGTCGATACCATGTGAGGTATCCGCCCTGTCACGTCTGGAAAAGTTATCCGAATACTTGGGAGCCGTTGCGGACAAATGCGAAAACGACAGCCAAGAAATGTATGGCGAGGTGGACCGTCTGCTGTCAAACATTGATCACATCAAACGGATCGTCAGTTCACAGCAGTCGATGTCCAAGTCATCGGGGTTGATCACCGAAGTCAACGTCGCGACGCTCTTCTTCGAAGCCATTCAGCTGCATGATTCCAGCCTATCGACGCATGGAATTGAAGTCGACTGCGACTTCATCGAACATCCAACGCTCCAATCCGATGAACACCGAATCCTACAAATCTTGGTCAACTTGGTCTCCAACGCCAAGCAAGCAGTCATGTCAAGCGAACGAATCCCACGAACCATACGGCTTGGGATCCAGCACACCGCCGAAAACCGACTGCAAGCAACGGTGAAGGACAACGGAATCGGAATCCGCCCCTCCGACCTAGACAAAATCTTTTCTTACGGCTTCACCACCAAAGTCGACGGACATGGGTTTGGCTTGCACGCAAGCGCACTGGCTGCCTACGAACTGGGCGGATCGTTACAAGTAAAAAGCGACGGCGTTGGACGGGGCGCCCAATTTGTTCTTGACCTCCCATACCACCCCTCAAAACAAGACAATAATGCCTAA
- a CDS encoding YfiR family protein produces MVTILGPPVGILALQSTEAQELVVRDAPLKAAYIYNFAKYTRWPESNGFAESDKPFVCGVYGTTPVENYLQKIASKKTIQNVRIVIQHYQTPAEIQTPHILFVSQHVAAEEYAQIVDRLRGKATILIGESFRPTPADTVTFYIKDNRVRFQIDLDRVSDAKVQVSSKVLQLGRLVRGTTVVKSGNP; encoded by the coding sequence TTGGTCACGATCCTTGGACCTCCGGTCGGAATCCTTGCGTTGCAATCGACGGAAGCTCAGGAACTGGTCGTACGCGATGCCCCGCTGAAAGCGGCCTACATCTACAACTTTGCGAAATACACTCGCTGGCCTGAATCCAATGGTTTTGCCGAATCAGACAAACCATTTGTCTGCGGCGTTTACGGCACTACGCCGGTCGAGAACTACCTGCAAAAAATCGCAAGCAAGAAAACGATCCAGAACGTACGGATTGTCATCCAACACTACCAAACCCCCGCAGAAATCCAGACGCCTCATATTCTGTTCGTTTCACAACACGTAGCCGCCGAGGAATACGCACAGATCGTCGACCGCCTGCGGGGAAAGGCGACGATTCTTATTGGTGAATCCTTCCGACCTACCCCAGCGGACACGGTCACCTTCTACATCAAGGACAACCGAGTCCGCTTTCAGATCGATCTAGACCGGGTCTCCGACGCCAAAGTACAGGTCAGTTCTAAAGTGCTTCAGCTGGGCCGATTGGTGCGCGGTACAACCGTTGTGAAATCGGGGAATCCATAA
- a CDS encoding TonB-dependent receptor plug domain-containing protein, translated as MLIVRAALLALLLSFGISESGSGEERPPTPLDTDGRGADMDSEDILDLDIDALGQVDVVVESFNVEVTSVTKTESTVGRSPAAIFVVTNEMIRRSGANSLPEVLRLVPGMQVVRLDANKWAVSSRGFNGQFSNKLLVMIDGRSLYSSIYSGVEWARHDTILQDIDRIEVIRGPGASVWGANAVNGVINIITKDSAETQGFLASNGIGSEDQNIHAFRYGGTHGANTTYRAYGKYSERDESYQPGGIASDDWEMGLVGTRIDWDSHDQYQEHLSAQFELKTGKTGDTTDRYPIPVFPYYQSRNDTTDFDGGFAMLRYSTILSDESTLDVRGSYERRESSTNFYYSPQDIVELDLTHSFAAPHNQQWTWGLGYQMNSDNLSVHDPFLGNITPGKRTTNLFSGFVQDEIDFAEDWTLLIGCKLQHNDYSGFEYQPTIRLLTELSETQVLWGAVSRAVRTPARAESDFQIRIPTDFYPLQLLVDGNPELESEDLLSWEVGYRAQPTETFSWDITGYYNLYSDLIAADVSGTIFQSPPTSAPTLPAYFYNSGNGRSLGFEIYGKWQTTENWNLATGYTFLDFDSQNVGVGDATFSYSRNLMFVQSFWNYSENVQLDSTLRYVDNNVTEKASAYIEMDIRLGLQLTRDCDFSLVGQNLLSPNHRESGRQPLYVQRLEVERGIYGQLTWRH; from the coding sequence ATGCTAATCGTCCGTGCAGCCTTGCTGGCACTTCTGTTGAGCTTCGGCATCTCAGAAAGCGGCAGCGGCGAGGAGCGTCCACCGACGCCTCTCGACACGGACGGCCGGGGCGCTGACATGGACAGTGAAGACATACTCGACCTCGATATCGATGCTCTGGGGCAGGTCGATGTCGTGGTCGAGTCATTCAACGTGGAAGTTACTTCGGTCACCAAGACCGAGAGTACCGTAGGAAGATCTCCGGCAGCTATTTTCGTCGTCACCAACGAGATGATCCGGCGAAGCGGGGCAAATAGTCTGCCGGAGGTACTCCGCCTTGTCCCAGGAATGCAAGTTGTCCGTTTAGACGCAAACAAATGGGCTGTTTCTTCAAGAGGTTTTAACGGCCAGTTTTCTAATAAACTTCTGGTCATGATCGATGGACGGAGCTTGTATTCGTCGATTTACTCCGGTGTCGAGTGGGCTCGCCACGACACGATCCTGCAAGATATTGACCGCATCGAAGTGATCCGCGGTCCGGGAGCAAGTGTTTGGGGCGCCAATGCGGTCAACGGCGTCATCAATATCATCACCAAAGACTCTGCAGAGACGCAGGGTTTTCTGGCCAGCAACGGCATCGGCAGCGAGGATCAGAACATCCACGCCTTCCGTTACGGCGGCACGCATGGCGCCAACACGACCTATCGCGCTTACGGAAAATATTCCGAACGCGACGAATCGTATCAACCTGGCGGGATCGCATCGGACGACTGGGAAATGGGCCTGGTCGGAACCCGCATCGACTGGGACTCGCACGATCAATACCAGGAACACCTGAGCGCCCAGTTTGAATTGAAAACGGGCAAAACGGGTGATACCACCGATCGTTACCCAATACCGGTATTCCCCTATTACCAATCCCGAAACGATACAACCGATTTCGATGGTGGGTTCGCAATGCTGCGTTACAGCACCATCCTTAGTGACGAATCGACGCTTGACGTACGCGGTTCCTACGAGCGTCGCGAATCGAGCACCAACTTCTACTATTCCCCTCAAGACATTGTCGAACTGGATCTAACGCACAGCTTTGCCGCCCCCCATAACCAACAATGGACTTGGGGACTCGGTTATCAAATGAACTCCGATAACCTAAGCGTGCATGATCCATTTTTAGGTAACATTACGCCTGGAAAGCGGACCACCAATCTGTTTAGCGGTTTCGTCCAGGACGAAATCGACTTTGCCGAAGATTGGACCCTTCTCATTGGCTGCAAACTGCAGCACAACGATTACTCCGGGTTCGAATACCAACCAACCATACGCCTTCTAACCGAGCTGTCGGAAACACAGGTCCTGTGGGGCGCCGTATCGAGGGCCGTGAGAACTCCGGCACGTGCCGAATCCGATTTTCAAATTCGAATCCCAACCGACTTCTATCCGCTGCAATTGCTTGTTGACGGAAATCCAGAACTAGAATCCGAAGACCTATTGTCCTGGGAAGTTGGTTACCGAGCCCAGCCGACCGAAACGTTTTCTTGGGACATCACCGGGTATTACAACCTGTACTCCGACCTAATCGCTGCCGACGTTTCGGGCACGATCTTCCAGTCTCCCCCAACGTCCGCTCCAACGTTACCAGCCTACTTTTACAACAGTGGCAACGGACGAAGCCTAGGGTTTGAAATCTACGGAAAATGGCAAACGACGGAGAACTGGAATCTAGCGACCGGGTACACCTTCCTCGACTTCGACTCGCAGAACGTCGGGGTGGGAGACGCCACTTTCAGCTATTCACGTAACCTAATGTTCGTGCAGTCGTTCTGGAATTATTCAGAGAACGTTCAACTCGATTCGACTCTTCGTTACGTCGACAATAACGTCACTGAAAAGGCTTCTGCCTACATTGAAATGGACATCCGGCTGGGACTGCAGCTAACAAGAGATTGCGACTTCAGCTTGGTGGGTCAAAACCTGCTCTCTCCCAACCATCGCGAATCCGGGCGTCAACCGCTATATGTCCAACGCCTAGAAGTCGAGCGTGGGATTTACGGTCAATTAACTTGGCGTCACTAA
- a CDS encoding response regulator, with the protein MEKFLTLAIDDDPLVLRSIVAALKVLGGECVACRSWNDAEAALRSSNSIEIIITDLNMPKHDGFAVLREVRKMFPEEGPRVVVVTGDADRDRITAIKRAGFDGHLLKPYTLKQLKEMLEGLLDSSV; encoded by the coding sequence ATGGAAAAGTTTCTGACCCTCGCGATCGATGACGACCCGCTAGTGCTCCGTTCGATCGTCGCTGCACTGAAAGTACTTGGCGGCGAATGTGTGGCTTGCCGTTCCTGGAACGACGCAGAAGCTGCCTTGCGAAGCAGCAATTCGATTGAAATCATCATCACCGATTTGAACATGCCCAAGCACGACGGGTTCGCCGTGCTACGAGAGGTGAGGAAGATGTTTCCTGAAGAAGGGCCACGGGTGGTGGTTGTCACCGGCGACGCGGATCGGGATCGAATCACCGCGATCAAAAGGGCGGGGTTTGATGGCCATTTGCTCAAACCCTACACCCTGAAACAGTTGAAAGAAATGCTGGAAGGATTGCTCGATTCCAGCGTCTAA